In Prunus dulcis chromosome 1, ALMONDv2, whole genome shotgun sequence, the following are encoded in one genomic region:
- the LOC117612274 gene encoding 2-phytyl-1,4-beta-naphthoquinone methyltransferase, chloroplastic isoform X1, whose translation MASLQLHLLPFSTGPCLPSSRFRRSLVRSSTERQALFNRIAPVYDNLNDLLSLGQHRIWKRMAVSWSGAKKGDSVLDLCCGSGDLAFLLSEKVGSSGKQVIGLDFSKEQLSVASSRQKLMSKAFHTNIEWVEGDAIDLPFSDGHFDAITMGYGLRNVVDKHKAMQEMYRVSKAGSRVSILDFNKSINPVIAFTQELMIDNVVVPVASGFGLAEDYKYLKSSIREFLTGKKLEELALDVGFSNARYYEIGGSLMGNLVATR comes from the exons ATGGCTTCGCTTCagcttcatcttcttccattCTCAACCGGTCCATGTCTACCCAGTTCCCGGTTCAGACGCAGTCTGGTCCGATCCTCGACCGAGCGCCAGGCGCTCTTCAACCGCATTGCCCCTGTCTACGATAAC ttgAATGATTTGCTGAGCTTGGGTCAGCATCGAATATGGAAAAGAATGGCAGTGTCCTGGAGTGg GGCTAAAAAGGGAGACAGTGTGTTGGATTTGTGCTGTGGAAGTGGGGATTTGGCGTTTCTCTTGTCTGAGAAAGTTGGGTCCAGTGGCAAG CAGGTGATTGGTCTCGATTTCTCGAAAGAGCAGTTATCAGTTGCTTCTTCGCGGCAAAAGTTGATGTCAAAAGCCTTCCACACAAACATTGA GTGGGTTGAAGGTGATGCAATTGATTTGCCATTTTCTGATGGTCACTTTGATGCCATCACTATGGGTTATGGTCTGAGAAATGTAGTAGACAAACATAAGGCCATGCAGGAAATGTATAGAGTTTCAAAAGCAG GCTCAAGAGTATCTATCCTTGACTTTAATAAAAGCATCAATCCAGTTATTGCCTTTACTCAG GAATTGATGATTGACAATGTTGTTGTACCTGTGGCTTCTGGTTTTGGCCTTGCAGAGGATTACAAATACTTAAAGAGTTCAATCCGGGAATTTCTGACAG GTAAGAAGTTGGAAGAGCTGGCTTTAGATGTAGGTTTTTCCAATGCCAGATATTATGAGATTGGTGGAAGCCTCATGGGGAACTTAGTAGCCACCCGTTAA
- the LOC117612257 gene encoding cysteine-rich receptor-like protein kinase 2 isoform X1 has protein sequence MKKCSISVITQHLLLLKILLLLGMALGDPRTQTVQIMCGKQLEHNSTVFVPNFVSTMENISEQMRTSGFGVARTGSGPDNNYGLAQCYGDLSLLDCVLCYAEARTVLPQCFPYNGGRIYLDGCFMRSENYTFYEEFRGSDDRAVCGNTTRKSTAFEESARQVVQRAVESAPSNGRYARGEVSVSGTGNESAYVLADCWRTLDENSCRQCLENASVSMLGCLPWSEGRALYTGCFMRYSDRDFLNKEVGNGSSRGTIIVIVVSVISSLVVLVVGVAIGFYIWKHRYIQKKRRGSNDAEKWAKTLNDSSLNFKYSTIEKATGSFDIANKLGQGGFGTVYKGVLADGREIAVKRLFFNNRHRAADFYNEINIISSVEHKNLVRLLGCSCAGPESLLVYEYLPNRSLDRFIFDQERGKTLNWDKRYEIIVGTAEGLVHLHDNSKTRIIHRDIKASNILLDSRLRAKIADFGLARSFEEDKSHISTAIAGTLGYMAPEYLAHGQLTEKVDVYSFGVLILEIVTGRQNNRSKSAEYSDSIVTITWKHFQAGTTEELYDSNLMLQNCNDDVKDGILRVVQIGLLCTQESPSLRPTMSKTLQMLTKKEKHLPAPANPPFIDEKTMELNDTGDDPGYPLNADGASSVASVSHSSFYPR, from the exons atgaagaaatgcagCATCTCAGTCATTACCCAACATCTTCTTCTCCTGAAGATCCTGCTGCTACTAGGAATGGCTCTAGGAGATCCAAGAACCCAGACGGTCCAAATCATGTGCGGCAAGCAACTGGAGCACAACTCAACTGTGTTTGTTCCAAACTTTGTGAGCACAATGGAAAACATCAGTGAACAAATGCGAACTTCTGGTTTTGGAGTGGCAAGGACTGGTTCAGGCCCTGACAACAACTATGGCCTAGCTCAATGCTATGGTGATCTTTCTCTTCTAGACTGTGTGCTATGCTACGCTGAGGCACGTACGGTGCTTCCCCAATGCTTTCCTTACAATGGGGGTCGGATTTACCTAGACGGTTGTTTCATGAGGTCCGAAAACTACACGTTTTATGAGGAGTTTAGAGGATCAGACGACAGGGCCGTGTGCGGGAACACAACGAGGAAGAGTACAGCGTTCGAAGAATCAGCAAGGCAGGTTGTGCAGCGTGCAGTTGAATCTGCTCCAAGCAATGGAAGGTATGCAAGGGGTGAGGTGAGTGTTAGTGGGACGGGGAATGAATCGGCTTATGTGTTGGCTGATTGCTGGAGAACTTTGGATGAGAACTCTTGCAGGCAATGTCTGGAAAATGCATCTGTATCAATGTTGGGATGCTTGCCTTGGTCTGAGGGGAGAGCATTATACACAGGGTGCTTCATGAGGTACTCAGATAGAGATTTTCTCAACAAGGAAGTGGGGAATGGAAGTTCTAGAG GTACCATAATTGTGATAGTAGTCTCAGTTATCAGCTCCTTGGTGGTTTTGGTAGTTGGagtagctattggattttatATCTGGAAGCACAGATATATACAAAAGAAACGCAGAG GATCAAATGATGCAGAAAAGTGGGCAAAAACCCTCAATGACAGCAGCTTAAACTTCAAGTACTCAACAATTGAAAAGGCCACGGGATCTTTCGACATTGCCAACAAGCTTGGACAAGGAGGTTTTGGAACAGTTTATAAG GGAGTTCTGGCTGATGGGAGAGAGATTGCAGTGAAGAGGCTTTTCTTTAACAACAGACACCGAGCAGCAGATTTCTATAATGAAATCAACATTATAAGCAGCGTGGAACACAAAAACTTGGTCAGGCTGTTGGGTTGTAGTTGCGCAGGACCCGAAAGCCTTCTCGTCTATGAATACCTGCCCAACAGGAGTCTTGACCGCTTCATCTTCG ATCAAGAAAGAGGTAAAACACTAAACTGGGACAAGAGATATGAGATCATTGTTGGGACAGCAGAAGGCTTAGTCCACCTTCACGACAACTCGAAAACAAGGATCATTCACAGAGACATAAAGGCCAGCAACATCCTTTTGGATTCAAGGCTTCGAGCTAAGATTGCAGATTTCGGGTTGGCTAGGTCTTTCGAGGAAGATAAAAGCCACATCAGCACAGCCATTGCAGGAACATT GGGATACATGGCTCCAGAGTACCTAGCTCATGGCCAGCTGACAGAGAAGGTAGATGTCTACAGTTTCGGAGTGCTTATATTGGAGATAGTCACTGGAAGGCAGAACAACAGGAGCAAATCTGCAGAGTACTCAGACAGCATAGTCACAATT ACTTGGAAGCACTTTCAAGCAGGGACTACAGAGGAACTATACGACTCAAATTTAATGCTGCAGAATTGCAATGACGATGTTAAGGATGGGATACTAAGAGTGGTGCAAATAGGACTTCTATGCACCCAAGAGAGTCCCTCTTTACGACCCACAATGTCAAAGACACTGCAGATGCTAACAAAGAAGGAGAAGCACCTTCCTGCACCCGCCAATCCACCTTTTATAGATGAAAAGACCATGGAACTGAATGACACCGGCGACGACCCGGGTTACCCTCTAAATGCAGATGGTGCTTCTTCAGTTGCTAGTGTTTCACATAGTTCTTTCTATCCCAGGTGA
- the LOC117612257 gene encoding cysteine-rich receptor-like protein kinase 2 isoform X2: protein MKKCSISVITQHLLLLKILLLLGMALGDPRTQTVQIMCGKQLEHNSTVFVPNFVSTMENISEQMRTSGFGVARTGSGPDNNYGLAQCYGDLSLLDCVLCYAEARTVLPQCFPYNGGRIYLDGCFMRSENYTFYEEFRGSDDRAVCGNTTRKSTAFEESARQVVQRAVESAPSNGRQCLENASVSMLGCLPWSEGRALYTGCFMRYSDRDFLNKEVGNGSSRGTIIVIVVSVISSLVVLVVGVAIGFYIWKHRYIQKKRRGSNDAEKWAKTLNDSSLNFKYSTIEKATGSFDIANKLGQGGFGTVYKGVLADGREIAVKRLFFNNRHRAADFYNEINIISSVEHKNLVRLLGCSCAGPESLLVYEYLPNRSLDRFIFDQERGKTLNWDKRYEIIVGTAEGLVHLHDNSKTRIIHRDIKASNILLDSRLRAKIADFGLARSFEEDKSHISTAIAGTLGYMAPEYLAHGQLTEKVDVYSFGVLILEIVTGRQNNRSKSAEYSDSIVTITWKHFQAGTTEELYDSNLMLQNCNDDVKDGILRVVQIGLLCTQESPSLRPTMSKTLQMLTKKEKHLPAPANPPFIDEKTMELNDTGDDPGYPLNADGASSVASVSHSSFYPR, encoded by the exons atgaagaaatgcagCATCTCAGTCATTACCCAACATCTTCTTCTCCTGAAGATCCTGCTGCTACTAGGAATGGCTCTAGGAGATCCAAGAACCCAGACGGTCCAAATCATGTGCGGCAAGCAACTGGAGCACAACTCAACTGTGTTTGTTCCAAACTTTGTGAGCACAATGGAAAACATCAGTGAACAAATGCGAACTTCTGGTTTTGGAGTGGCAAGGACTGGTTCAGGCCCTGACAACAACTATGGCCTAGCTCAATGCTATGGTGATCTTTCTCTTCTAGACTGTGTGCTATGCTACGCTGAGGCACGTACGGTGCTTCCCCAATGCTTTCCTTACAATGGGGGTCGGATTTACCTAGACGGTTGTTTCATGAGGTCCGAAAACTACACGTTTTATGAGGAGTTTAGAGGATCAGACGACAGGGCCGTGTGCGGGAACACAACGAGGAAGAGTACAGCGTTCGAAGAATCAGCAAGGCAGGTTGTGCAGCGTGCAGTTGAATCTGCTCCAAGCAATGGAAG GCAATGTCTGGAAAATGCATCTGTATCAATGTTGGGATGCTTGCCTTGGTCTGAGGGGAGAGCATTATACACAGGGTGCTTCATGAGGTACTCAGATAGAGATTTTCTCAACAAGGAAGTGGGGAATGGAAGTTCTAGAG GTACCATAATTGTGATAGTAGTCTCAGTTATCAGCTCCTTGGTGGTTTTGGTAGTTGGagtagctattggattttatATCTGGAAGCACAGATATATACAAAAGAAACGCAGAG GATCAAATGATGCAGAAAAGTGGGCAAAAACCCTCAATGACAGCAGCTTAAACTTCAAGTACTCAACAATTGAAAAGGCCACGGGATCTTTCGACATTGCCAACAAGCTTGGACAAGGAGGTTTTGGAACAGTTTATAAG GGAGTTCTGGCTGATGGGAGAGAGATTGCAGTGAAGAGGCTTTTCTTTAACAACAGACACCGAGCAGCAGATTTCTATAATGAAATCAACATTATAAGCAGCGTGGAACACAAAAACTTGGTCAGGCTGTTGGGTTGTAGTTGCGCAGGACCCGAAAGCCTTCTCGTCTATGAATACCTGCCCAACAGGAGTCTTGACCGCTTCATCTTCG ATCAAGAAAGAGGTAAAACACTAAACTGGGACAAGAGATATGAGATCATTGTTGGGACAGCAGAAGGCTTAGTCCACCTTCACGACAACTCGAAAACAAGGATCATTCACAGAGACATAAAGGCCAGCAACATCCTTTTGGATTCAAGGCTTCGAGCTAAGATTGCAGATTTCGGGTTGGCTAGGTCTTTCGAGGAAGATAAAAGCCACATCAGCACAGCCATTGCAGGAACATT GGGATACATGGCTCCAGAGTACCTAGCTCATGGCCAGCTGACAGAGAAGGTAGATGTCTACAGTTTCGGAGTGCTTATATTGGAGATAGTCACTGGAAGGCAGAACAACAGGAGCAAATCTGCAGAGTACTCAGACAGCATAGTCACAATT ACTTGGAAGCACTTTCAAGCAGGGACTACAGAGGAACTATACGACTCAAATTTAATGCTGCAGAATTGCAATGACGATGTTAAGGATGGGATACTAAGAGTGGTGCAAATAGGACTTCTATGCACCCAAGAGAGTCCCTCTTTACGACCCACAATGTCAAAGACACTGCAGATGCTAACAAAGAAGGAGAAGCACCTTCCTGCACCCGCCAATCCACCTTTTATAGATGAAAAGACCATGGAACTGAATGACACCGGCGACGACCCGGGTTACCCTCTAAATGCAGATGGTGCTTCTTCAGTTGCTAGTGTTTCACATAGTTCTTTCTATCCCAGGTGA
- the LOC117612274 gene encoding 2-phytyl-1,4-beta-naphthoquinone methyltransferase, chloroplastic isoform X2, which translates to MASLQLHLLPFSTGPCLPSSRFRRSLVRSSTERQALFNRIAPVYDNLNDLLSLGQHRIWKRMAVSWSGAKKGDSVLDLCCGSGDLAFLLSEKVGSSGKVIGLDFSKEQLSVASSRQKLMSKAFHTNIEWVEGDAIDLPFSDGHFDAITMGYGLRNVVDKHKAMQEMYRVSKAGSRVSILDFNKSINPVIAFTQELMIDNVVVPVASGFGLAEDYKYLKSSIREFLTGKKLEELALDVGFSNARYYEIGGSLMGNLVATR; encoded by the exons ATGGCTTCGCTTCagcttcatcttcttccattCTCAACCGGTCCATGTCTACCCAGTTCCCGGTTCAGACGCAGTCTGGTCCGATCCTCGACCGAGCGCCAGGCGCTCTTCAACCGCATTGCCCCTGTCTACGATAAC ttgAATGATTTGCTGAGCTTGGGTCAGCATCGAATATGGAAAAGAATGGCAGTGTCCTGGAGTGg GGCTAAAAAGGGAGACAGTGTGTTGGATTTGTGCTGTGGAAGTGGGGATTTGGCGTTTCTCTTGTCTGAGAAAGTTGGGTCCAGTGGCAAG GTGATTGGTCTCGATTTCTCGAAAGAGCAGTTATCAGTTGCTTCTTCGCGGCAAAAGTTGATGTCAAAAGCCTTCCACACAAACATTGA GTGGGTTGAAGGTGATGCAATTGATTTGCCATTTTCTGATGGTCACTTTGATGCCATCACTATGGGTTATGGTCTGAGAAATGTAGTAGACAAACATAAGGCCATGCAGGAAATGTATAGAGTTTCAAAAGCAG GCTCAAGAGTATCTATCCTTGACTTTAATAAAAGCATCAATCCAGTTATTGCCTTTACTCAG GAATTGATGATTGACAATGTTGTTGTACCTGTGGCTTCTGGTTTTGGCCTTGCAGAGGATTACAAATACTTAAAGAGTTCAATCCGGGAATTTCTGACAG GTAAGAAGTTGGAAGAGCTGGCTTTAGATGTAGGTTTTTCCAATGCCAGATATTATGAGATTGGTGGAAGCCTCATGGGGAACTTAGTAGCCACCCGTTAA